Proteins from one Bacteroides mediterraneensis genomic window:
- a CDS encoding phosphate acyltransferase, with protein MELIRTLSQMVNCLRSRDIRRKVAVVCPNDPHTEYVIIRSLREEIAEYLLVTDSAHLKEALDLRSASPDFVHIYEAGTPDEAAALAVQLVRTGEAEVLMKGLINTDNLLRAVLKKGEGLLPEGGVLSHVTVAQVPLYHKLLFFSDAAVIPRPTLEQFRAMITYDLDLCRKLGCEEPRVALVHCTEKVNEKFPHTLSYVELRKEAQEGRFGHVFIDGPMDAKTACDKHSGEIKGLSSPVVGNADILIFPNIESGNTFYKTLSLFGDANMAGMLTGTLAPVVVPSRSDSGNSKYYSLVLACLAGTRKE; from the coding sequence ATGGAATTGATTCGAACCCTTTCTCAGATGGTGAACTGTCTGCGTTCGCGCGACATAAGGCGGAAAGTGGCGGTGGTCTGCCCGAACGACCCGCACACGGAGTATGTGATTATCCGTAGCCTGAGGGAGGAAATTGCCGAATACCTCTTGGTGACGGATTCTGCCCATTTGAAAGAAGCACTCGATTTGCGGTCGGCTTCTCCTGATTTTGTGCATATTTACGAAGCGGGTACTCCTGATGAAGCGGCGGCATTGGCCGTGCAACTGGTACGTACGGGAGAAGCGGAAGTGTTGATGAAAGGACTCATCAACACCGATAACTTGCTGCGGGCGGTATTGAAGAAAGGTGAGGGGCTGTTGCCCGAAGGAGGTGTGTTGAGCCATGTCACGGTAGCACAGGTTCCCTTGTATCACAAGCTGCTGTTTTTCTCGGATGCGGCAGTGATTCCACGGCCTACTTTGGAACAGTTCCGGGCAATGATTACTTACGATTTAGATTTGTGCCGTAAGCTGGGCTGTGAAGAACCTCGGGTGGCACTTGTTCACTGTACAGAAAAAGTCAACGAGAAGTTTCCCCATACCTTGAGTTATGTGGAGCTCAGGAAAGAAGCGCAGGAGGGACGTTTCGGTCACGTCTTTATCGACGGACCGATGGATGCCAAAACCGCCTGCGACAAACACAGCGGGGAGATAAAGGGCCTTTCTTCTCCTGTAGTCGGCAATGCGGATATCCTGATTTTCCCCAATATCGAATCGGGCAATACGTTTTACAAAACCTTGTCCCTGTTTGGTGACGCGAACATGGCAGGCATGCTCACCGGAACTCTTGCACCGGTAGTGGTGCCTTCACGGAGTGATTCCGGTAACTCCAAATACTACAGCCTGGTACTGGCTTGCCTGGCAGGGACACGAAAAGAATAA
- a CDS encoding gamma-glutamyl-gamma-aminobutyrate hydrolase family protein, protein MKTNFSFDIQALDEEIHSRFPNHKEAPLIGLTGNFSDGNLTLAPGYYQSVIQAGGVPVVIPPYEDANLLINTLDHLDGLLLTGGGDLNPLFLHEDPIRELHSINPHRDRQELLLTRLAAHRQIPILGICRGIQVLNAALGGTLYQDIYAQKETPSIKHSQDLERSFPSHRVELAEGSLLARILNAKEIAINSFHHQAVKEPAPGFRVSATAPDGVIEAIESTEYKSMLGVQWHPECFILNQDKCMMPLFGWLVREARSFRKAKELHQRLLILDTHCDTPMFFDQHIRFNTRDPKIKVDLHKMTEGRQDATIMVAYLEQKERTDEALLAATAKADRLLNEIEEMVARNCTAVDIAYTPDDLYRLKREGKKAIMLGIENGYAIGKDLSRVEHFRKRGVVYMTLCHNGNNDICGSARRNEENLGVTPFGEQVIREMNRLGMMVDLSHSGERTFYDTLDISSQPVVCSHSSSRALCDHPRNLTDDQLRAIARKGGVVQVCLYSGFLRTDRPAHILDAVEHLNHMVNVMGIEHVGIGSDFDGDGGIIGCNDSSEMINFTRQLLHERYSEEDICRIWGGNFLRVMQQVQENGSYK, encoded by the coding sequence ATGAAAACAAATTTTTCTTTCGATATTCAAGCCCTTGATGAGGAGATTCACAGCCGTTTTCCCAACCACAAGGAAGCTCCACTCATCGGACTCACGGGAAACTTCAGTGACGGCAATCTGACTTTGGCACCGGGATATTACCAGTCTGTCATTCAGGCAGGAGGTGTGCCAGTGGTAATTCCTCCTTACGAGGATGCCAACTTACTAATCAACACACTGGACCACTTGGACGGACTGCTGCTTACAGGCGGAGGTGACTTGAATCCGCTTTTCTTGCACGAAGATCCGATTCGGGAACTCCACAGCATTAACCCTCACCGCGACCGGCAGGAACTGTTGCTGACGCGCCTGGCTGCCCATCGGCAGATTCCGATATTGGGTATCTGCCGCGGTATCCAAGTACTCAACGCCGCTTTGGGCGGTACACTCTATCAGGACATTTATGCACAGAAAGAAACGCCGTCTATCAAACACAGTCAAGACCTGGAACGGAGTTTCCCGTCACACCGGGTGGAACTGGCAGAGGGTAGCCTACTGGCCCGTATCCTAAACGCCAAGGAAATAGCTATCAATTCTTTCCATCACCAGGCGGTAAAAGAGCCAGCACCCGGTTTTCGGGTATCCGCTACGGCTCCCGACGGGGTGATAGAAGCCATCGAAAGCACGGAATATAAATCCATGCTGGGCGTACAGTGGCATCCGGAATGTTTCATCCTGAATCAAGACAAATGCATGATGCCGCTTTTCGGATGGCTCGTCCGCGAAGCCCGTTCGTTCCGGAAAGCCAAGGAGCTGCACCAGCGTCTGCTGATTCTGGATACCCATTGCGACACACCGATGTTTTTCGACCAGCACATCCGCTTTAATACACGCGACCCCAAAATCAAGGTCGACCTGCACAAGATGACGGAAGGACGGCAGGATGCCACCATCATGGTAGCTTATCTGGAACAAAAGGAACGGACGGACGAAGCCTTGCTGGCAGCTACCGCCAAAGCCGACCGTCTGCTGAATGAAATTGAGGAAATGGTGGCCAGGAACTGTACCGCAGTAGACATCGCGTATACGCCCGATGACTTATACCGTCTGAAACGGGAAGGAAAGAAGGCCATCATGCTGGGGATTGAAAACGGATATGCCATCGGGAAAGACCTCAGCCGGGTAGAACATTTCCGCAAACGGGGAGTGGTATACATGACGCTCTGCCACAACGGGAACAACGATATCTGTGGTTCAGCCCGCCGCAACGAAGAAAACTTGGGAGTCACTCCTTTCGGCGAACAGGTGATTCGAGAGATGAACCGCCTGGGCATGATGGTGGACTTGTCGCACAGTGGCGAACGAACCTTCTATGACACACTTGACATCAGCAGCCAGCCGGTAGTCTGCTCACATTCTTCCAGCCGTGCGCTCTGCGACCATCCGCGCAACCTGACCGATGACCAGCTCCGTGCCATTGCCCGGAAGGGGGGTGTGGTACAAGTCTGTCTGTACAGCGGATTCCTCCGCACTGACCGCCCGGCACATATCCTGGATGCCGTTGAGCACCTGAACCACATGGTGAACGTAATGGGCATCGAGCATGTGGGCATCGGCAGTGACTTCGACGGCGACGGGGGCATCATCGGGTGCAACGACTCTTCAGAGATGATCAACTTCACCCGCCAGCTGCTGCACGAACGTTATAGTGAAGAAGACATCTGCCGCATCTGGGGCGGCAACTTTCTGCGGGTCATGCAGCAAGTACAGGAGAACGGCTCCTACAAATAA